One Ananas comosus cultivar F153 linkage group 1, ASM154086v1, whole genome shotgun sequence DNA window includes the following coding sequences:
- the LOC109719386 gene encoding uncharacterized protein LOC109719386 has protein sequence MKRLEDLLLRQTTDREIPDPIPTVPDRDATVRAQSPVPDTPLVTPRAETPQETVVPPPVPVAVSGTMLPEMVGAEERERMMEQLNEFRRCTPRIFDGEKADHWVVEKWLMHMEKLCYDTFVEERYRVWFATHHLDGEAYRWWVDIRENPRTDLSAITWNRFKDLLLTTYFPQSVKRQMKRDKARIFKVGLRPAIFRLVQASNLSTYRDVVNRALIVEKGAEIMKERDIVDRGKGKRPAAESSGQQSLKRPPKYPRGQSGQSRGRGSSARRGAPERRPQPRCVICGGPHVPPQCPQRGGRCFLCGQEGHFRSECLRGSLPVPSSASAPASSAPSQGTLTTPYQSRRPPGQRQSESSQQGSSGRIYAAQTEGAAASEEVVAVRPLQPG, from the exons atgaagaggttagaggatttactacTGCGGCAGACGACAGACAGAGAGATTCCTGATCCTATACCTACAGTACCAGACAGGGATGCGACAGTAAGAGCACAGTCACCAGTACCTGACACACCCCTAGTAACTCCGAGGGCGGAGACCCcacaggagacagtagtaccaccaccagtacctgtagCGGTATCAGGGACAATGTTACCTGAGATGGTGGGGGCTGAGGaacgagagcggatgatggaacaattgaatgaattccgtcgttgcacccctcgtatctttgacggggagaaagcagatcactgggtggtcgagaaatggttaatgcacatggagaagttatGCTATGATACATTTGTCGAGGAGCGATAtcgagtttggtttgcgacgcaccaccttgacggcgaggcttacaggtggtgggtggacattCGTGAGAATCCCCGTACTGATTTGTCTGCTATCACGTGGAACAGGTTCAAGGACTTACTGTTGACAACCTACTTTCCCCAGAGTGTAAAGAGGCAAATGAAAAGGGACAAGGCTCGCATATTTAAGGTGGGTTTGCgacctgcgattttcagattggtccaggcgtcaaacctctctACTTACAGGGATGTTGTGAATCGGGCCTTGATTGTTGAGAAGGGGGCAGAGATAATGAAGGAAAGGGACATCGTGGATCGAGGAAAAGGAAAGAGGCCAGCAGCTGAGAGTAGTGGTCAGCAATCTCTCAAGAGaccgccaaagtatccgagAGGCCAGTCGGGACAGTCGAGGGGCCGAGGTTCGTCAGCACGCCGTGGAGCGCCCGAGCGTCGTCCACAGccgcgttgtgttatctgtggtgggcctcacgtaccgccacagtgtccacaacgtgggggcagATGTTTCCTctgtggtcaggagggccactttcgctcagagtgccTGAGAGGTTCTTTGCCTGTACCCTCGTCAGCTTCTGcgcctgcatcttcagctccgagccaggggaccctGACAACACCCTATCAGTCTAGGCGACCACCAGGACAGCGGCAATCGGAGAGTTCgcagcagggttcgagtgggcggatCTACGCCGCCCAGACTGAGGGCGCCGCAGCATcagaggaggtcgtagcag TTCGACCCCTGCAACCTGGATAA